In Oryza sativa Japonica Group chromosome 2, ASM3414082v1, the following are encoded in one genomic region:
- the LOC4328720 gene encoding histone deacetylase 2-like isoform X1 — translation MDPSSAGAGGNSLASASCGDAQKRRVCYFYDPEVGNYYYGQGHPMKPHRVRMTHALLAHYGLLAPAKMQVLRPLPARDRDLCRFHSDDYVAFLRAVTPETQFDQIRSLRRFNVGEDCPVFDGLYAYCQTYAGASVGAAVKLNHGTHDIAINWSGGLHHAKKSEASGFCYVNDIVLAILELLKLHERVLYIDIDIHHGDGVEEAFYTTNRVMTVSFHKFGDYFPGTGDIRDIGYSEGKYYCLNVPLDDGIDDDSYQSIFKPIISKVMEMYRPGAVVLQCGADSLSGDRLGCFNLSGKGHAECVKFMRSFNVPLLLLGGGGYTIRNVARCWCYETGVALGEELREKLPYNEYYEYFGPEYSLYVAASNMENRNTNKQLEEIKCNILDNLSKLQHAPSVQFEERIPETKLPEPDEDQDDPDERHDPDSDMLLDDHKPMGHSARSLIHNIGVKREITETETKDQHGKRLTTEHKVPEPMADDLGSSKQVPTADANSMAINAPGNAKNEPGSSL, via the exons atggACCCCTCGTCGGCGGGCGCCGGCGGCAACTCGCTGGCGTCGGCGTCGTGCGGCGACGCGCAGAAGCGGCGGGTGTGCTACTTCTACGATCCGGAGGTGGGCAACTACTACTACGGGCAGGGTCACCCGATGAAGCCCCACCGCGTGAGGATGACCCACGCGCTGCTCGCCCACTACGGCCTCCTCGCCCCGGCCAAGATGCAGGTGCTCCGCCCGCTCCCCGCCCGCGACCGCGACCTCTGCCGCTTCCACTCCGACGACTacgtcgccttcctccgcgccgtcACCCCGGAGACCCAGTTCGACCAGATCCGCTCCCTCCGCCGCTTCAACGTCGGCGAGGACTGCCCCGTCTTCGACGGCCTCTACGCCTACTGCCAGACCTACGCGGGGGcctccgtcggcgccgccgtcaagctcaaCCACGGCACCCACGACATCGCCATCAACTGGTCCGGCGGGTTGCACCACGCCAAGAAGTCCGAGGCCTCCGGCTTCTGCTACGTCAACGACATCGTCCTCGCCATCCTCGAGCTCCTCAAGCTCCATGAG CGAGTTCTGTATATTGATATTGATATCCATCATGGAGATGGAGTTGAGGAGGCATTCTACACAACAAACAGGGTTATGACAGTCTCATTTCACAAGTTTGGGGATTATTTCCCGGGAACAGGGGACATCCGCGATATTGGGTATTCAGAAGGGAAGTATTACTGCCTGAATGTCCCGCTGGATGATGGAATTGATGATGACAGCTACCAGTCCATCTTCAAGCCGATCATCAGCAAAGTCATGGAGATGTATCGTCCTGGTGCAGTCGTGCTTCAGTGCGGCGCTGATTCGTTGTCCGGTGATAGGTTGGGCTGTTTCAATCTCTCAGGCAAAGGTCATGCTGAATGTGTTAAGTTCATGAGGTCTTTCAATGTTCCGTTGCTTCttcttggtggtggtggataTACCATAAGAAATGTTGCACGCTGCTGGTGTTACGAG ACAGGAGTTGCACTTGGTGAAGAGCTACGGGAGAAGTTGCCTTATAACGAGTATTATGAATATTTTGGTCCAGAATACAGTCTTTACGTTGCAGCAAGTAACATGGAGAACAGAAATACAAACAAGCAATTGGAGGAAATAAAATGCAACATTCTGGACAATCTCTCAAAACTTCAACATGCTCCTAGTGTCCAATTTGAAGAGCGAATTCCTGAAACAAAGCTACCTGAG CCAGATGAAGATCAAGATGATCCAGATGAAAGGCACGACCCTGACTCTGATATGCTGTTGGATGATCACAAACCTATGGGACACTCAGCAAG AAGCCTTATTCACAACATCGGAGTTAAGAGAGAAATTACTGAAACAGAGACCAAAGATCAG CATGGTAAGAGATTAACAACTGAACATAAAGTACCAGAACCGATGGCAGACGATCTTGGTTCCTCCAAGCAAGTTCCT ACTGCGGATGCAAATTCGATGGCCATCAACGCGCCAGGCAACGCCAAGAATGAACCGGGAAGCTCACTATGA
- the LOC4328720 gene encoding histone deacetylase 2-like isoform X2: protein MDPSSAGAGGNSLASASCGDAQKRRVCYFYDPEVGNYYYGQGHPMKPHRVRMTHALLAHYGLLAPAKMQVLRPLPARDRDLCRFHSDDYVAFLRAVTPETQFDQIRSLRRFNVGEDCPVFDGLYAYCQTYAGASVGAAVKLNHGTHDIAINWSGGLHHAKKSEASGFCYVNDIVLAILELLKLHERVLYIDIDIHHGDGVEEAFYTTNRVMTVSFHKFGDYFPGTGDIRDIGYSEGKYYCLNVPLDDGIDDDSYQSIFKPIISKVMEMYRPGAVVLQCGADSLSGDRLGCFNLSGKGHAECVKFMRSFNVPLLLLGGGGYTIRNVARCWCYETGVALGEELREKLPYNEYYEYFGPEYSLYVAASNMENRNTNKQLEEIKCNILDNLSKLQHAPSVQFEERIPETKLPEPDEDQDDPDERHDPDSDMLLDDHKPMGHSASLIHNIGVKREITETETKDQHGKRLTTEHKVPEPMADDLGSSKQVPTADANSMAINAPGNAKNEPGSSL from the exons atggACCCCTCGTCGGCGGGCGCCGGCGGCAACTCGCTGGCGTCGGCGTCGTGCGGCGACGCGCAGAAGCGGCGGGTGTGCTACTTCTACGATCCGGAGGTGGGCAACTACTACTACGGGCAGGGTCACCCGATGAAGCCCCACCGCGTGAGGATGACCCACGCGCTGCTCGCCCACTACGGCCTCCTCGCCCCGGCCAAGATGCAGGTGCTCCGCCCGCTCCCCGCCCGCGACCGCGACCTCTGCCGCTTCCACTCCGACGACTacgtcgccttcctccgcgccgtcACCCCGGAGACCCAGTTCGACCAGATCCGCTCCCTCCGCCGCTTCAACGTCGGCGAGGACTGCCCCGTCTTCGACGGCCTCTACGCCTACTGCCAGACCTACGCGGGGGcctccgtcggcgccgccgtcaagctcaaCCACGGCACCCACGACATCGCCATCAACTGGTCCGGCGGGTTGCACCACGCCAAGAAGTCCGAGGCCTCCGGCTTCTGCTACGTCAACGACATCGTCCTCGCCATCCTCGAGCTCCTCAAGCTCCATGAG CGAGTTCTGTATATTGATATTGATATCCATCATGGAGATGGAGTTGAGGAGGCATTCTACACAACAAACAGGGTTATGACAGTCTCATTTCACAAGTTTGGGGATTATTTCCCGGGAACAGGGGACATCCGCGATATTGGGTATTCAGAAGGGAAGTATTACTGCCTGAATGTCCCGCTGGATGATGGAATTGATGATGACAGCTACCAGTCCATCTTCAAGCCGATCATCAGCAAAGTCATGGAGATGTATCGTCCTGGTGCAGTCGTGCTTCAGTGCGGCGCTGATTCGTTGTCCGGTGATAGGTTGGGCTGTTTCAATCTCTCAGGCAAAGGTCATGCTGAATGTGTTAAGTTCATGAGGTCTTTCAATGTTCCGTTGCTTCttcttggtggtggtggataTACCATAAGAAATGTTGCACGCTGCTGGTGTTACGAG ACAGGAGTTGCACTTGGTGAAGAGCTACGGGAGAAGTTGCCTTATAACGAGTATTATGAATATTTTGGTCCAGAATACAGTCTTTACGTTGCAGCAAGTAACATGGAGAACAGAAATACAAACAAGCAATTGGAGGAAATAAAATGCAACATTCTGGACAATCTCTCAAAACTTCAACATGCTCCTAGTGTCCAATTTGAAGAGCGAATTCCTGAAACAAAGCTACCTGAG CCAGATGAAGATCAAGATGATCCAGATGAAAGGCACGACCCTGACTCTGATATGCTGTTGGATGATCACAAACCTATGGGACACTCAGCAAG CCTTATTCACAACATCGGAGTTAAGAGAGAAATTACTGAAACAGAGACCAAAGATCAG CATGGTAAGAGATTAACAACTGAACATAAAGTACCAGAACCGATGGCAGACGATCTTGGTTCCTCCAAGCAAGTTCCT ACTGCGGATGCAAATTCGATGGCCATCAACGCGCCAGGCAACGCCAAGAATGAACCGGGAAGCTCACTATGA